In one Pseudomonas purpurea genomic region, the following are encoded:
- a CDS encoding histidine kinase sensor domain-containing protein yields MKWSDLPGKHSLFWKLAFLLVGFCLLMIWLSWSWGRYVEQQNLFLSDEARGTLSGYAAEAERAWMLGRGAGVDAWLQDMSDRESTSLVVIGQDLQSLGNLPLSERQVQHVTFLRGLDWPVSRHAKRLPWLKIAFPEDPAAGSLVIELPQRFMPGHYRVFWRVITNGVIPGLFTLLLCVGLYRLLVVPLNSLREQANAWRADQLTTRLPTLTTSRADELGELGRAFDQMSERLQGTVALQQQLLRDLSHELRTPLSRLRVASESEQDLLQLRERIGREVDVMQRLVEDTLQLAWLDTERAPLPREAIQIQALWEMLTENACYESGWSAEQLQCAVEASCWVRGNLNTLAQALENILRNAIRHSPDGGVVRLDGRRDGNYWHLWLDDQGTGVAEHDLERIFAPFTRLDGSRPGDGGFGLGLSIARNAVQRQGGRLWAENTSQGLRLNLRLLADG; encoded by the coding sequence ATGAAATGGTCTGACCTGCCCGGCAAGCACTCTCTGTTCTGGAAACTGGCTTTCCTGCTGGTGGGGTTCTGCCTGCTGATGATCTGGCTGAGCTGGTCCTGGGGCCGTTATGTGGAACAGCAAAACCTGTTCCTGTCCGATGAAGCCCGGGGCACCCTCAGCGGTTATGCCGCCGAAGCCGAACGCGCCTGGATGCTCGGTCGTGGCGCGGGTGTCGACGCCTGGTTGCAGGACATGTCGGACCGCGAAAGCACCAGCCTCGTGGTGATCGGCCAGGACCTGCAATCGCTCGGTAACCTGCCGTTGAGCGAACGCCAGGTTCAGCACGTGACGTTCCTGCGTGGCCTCGACTGGCCCGTCAGCCGTCATGCGAAACGTCTGCCGTGGCTGAAGATCGCGTTTCCCGAAGACCCTGCGGCGGGCAGCCTGGTGATCGAGCTGCCGCAACGGTTCATGCCCGGTCATTACCGGGTGTTCTGGCGCGTGATCACCAACGGGGTGATTCCGGGGCTGTTCACCTTGTTGCTGTGTGTGGGCCTGTACCGATTGCTGGTGGTGCCGCTGAACAGCCTGCGTGAACAGGCCAATGCCTGGCGCGCTGATCAACTGACCACGCGGTTGCCGACCCTGACGACCAGCCGTGCCGATGAGCTGGGCGAGTTGGGGCGTGCCTTCGATCAGATGTCCGAACGCCTGCAAGGCACCGTGGCCTTGCAGCAGCAATTGCTGCGCGACCTGTCCCACGAACTGCGCACCCCGTTGAGTCGCCTGCGGGTGGCCAGTGAAAGCGAACAGGACCTGCTGCAATTGCGTGAGCGCATCGGTCGGGAAGTGGATGTCATGCAGCGGCTGGTGGAGGACACCTTGCAACTGGCCTGGCTCGACACCGAGCGCGCGCCGCTGCCCCGGGAGGCAATCCAGATCCAGGCGCTGTGGGAAATGCTCACGGAGAACGCCTGTTATGAAAGTGGCTGGTCCGCCGAACAATTGCAGTGTGCGGTGGAGGCGTCGTGCTGGGTTCGCGGCAATCTGAATACCTTGGCTCAGGCCCTGGAAAACATCCTGCGCAACGCCATCCGCCATTCCCCGGACGGTGGTGTCGTGCGCCTGGACGGTCGGCGCGACGGCAACTATTGGCACCTGTGGCTGGACGATCAGGGCACAGGCGTCGCCGAACATGACCTGGAACGCATCTTCGCGCCATTCACCCGGCTCGACGGGTCGCGGCCGGGCGACGGCGGTTTCGGGTTGGGCTTGAGCATTGCGAGGAATGCAGTGCAGCGTCAGGGCGGGCGCTTGTGGGCGGAAAATACGTCGCAAGGGTTACGACTCAACCTGCGATTGTTGGCGGATGGTTGA
- the rlmD gene encoding 23S rRNA (uracil(1939)-C(5))-methyltransferase RlmD, producing MAKHERGLRFQPTGGSKAPQIPTGKKQRLTIERLANDGRGIAFFEGRTWFVIGALAGEEIEARVLGAHGKVVEARTERVFVASDLRRPAPCAHAGRCGGCSVQHLPHNEQLALKQRMLAEQLSRVAGVEPEQWAAPLSGPEFAYRRRARVAVRWDIKAKKLEVGFRAAGSQDIVGINDCPVLVQPLQPIMSRLPDMLRRLSKPQALGHVELFAGSSLAVLLRHMAPLSEADLTILKEFCAFHEAQLWLHGEGEPQPVAADQSLGYRLEQWDLNLAYRPGDFVQVNAGVNEAMVAQALEWLAPTADERVLDLFCGLGNFALPLAQKVREVVAVEGVQAMVERAAANALSNNLHNATFFQADLSQPLADAEWAREGFSAVLLDPPRDGAFEAVRTLASLGAKRLVYVSCNPATLARDTVELIKQGYRLKRAGILDMFPQTAHVEAMALFEAS from the coding sequence ATGGCCAAGCACGAGAGAGGCCTGCGCTTCCAACCGACGGGTGGCAGCAAGGCCCCGCAAATTCCGACCGGCAAAAAGCAGCGCTTGACCATCGAGCGCCTGGCTAACGACGGTCGCGGTATCGCGTTTTTCGAAGGTCGTACCTGGTTCGTCATCGGTGCCTTGGCCGGTGAAGAAATCGAAGCGCGGGTTCTGGGGGCCCACGGCAAAGTCGTTGAGGCACGCACCGAGCGCGTGTTCGTCGCCAGCGATCTGCGCCGTCCCGCGCCCTGCGCCCATGCCGGGCGTTGCGGCGGTTGCAGCGTGCAACATCTGCCCCACAACGAACAGCTTGCCCTGAAACAGCGCATGCTCGCTGAGCAGCTGTCGCGGGTGGCTGGTGTCGAGCCCGAGCAATGGGCCGCGCCGTTGAGCGGTCCTGAATTTGCCTATCGACGTCGCGCCCGGGTGGCGGTGCGCTGGGACATCAAGGCGAAAAAACTCGAAGTGGGTTTCCGTGCGGCGGGTAGTCAGGACATCGTCGGCATCAACGATTGCCCGGTGCTGGTACAGCCCTTGCAACCGATCATGAGCCGCTTGCCGGACATGCTTCGACGCTTGAGCAAACCCCAGGCGCTGGGTCATGTGGAATTGTTTGCCGGTTCTTCCCTGGCGGTGCTGTTGCGGCACATGGCGCCGTTGTCGGAAGCCGACCTGACGATCCTCAAGGAGTTCTGCGCGTTCCATGAAGCCCAGTTGTGGCTGCATGGCGAAGGTGAACCGCAACCGGTGGCTGCGGATCAATCGCTGGGGTATCGCCTTGAGCAATGGGACTTGAACCTGGCGTATCGGCCGGGGGATTTCGTCCAGGTCAACGCCGGGGTCAACGAGGCGATGGTTGCCCAGGCCCTGGAATGGCTGGCGCCGACCGCCGATGAGCGCGTTCTGGATCTGTTCTGCGGCTTGGGCAACTTTGCCTTGCCGCTGGCGCAGAAGGTTCGCGAAGTGGTGGCGGTGGAGGGCGTACAGGCCATGGTCGAGCGCGCCGCCGCGAATGCACTTAGCAACAATCTACATAACGCTACATTTTTTCAGGCCGATTTGTCCCAACCTTTGGCTGATGCCGAATGGGCCCGTGAAGGCTTTTCTGCGGTACTCTTGGACCCACCCCGTGACGGTGCTTTCGAGGCGGTGCGCACGCTCGCATCCCTGGGTGCCAAGCGGCTGGTTTATGTGTCGTGCAACCCGGCAACGCTGGCGCGCGACACGGTCGAATTGATCAAGCAGGGCTATCGGTTAAAACGTGCCGGGATCCTCGATATGTTTCCTCAGACGGCACATGTCGAAGCCATGGCGTTATTTGAAGCGAGCTAG
- a CDS encoding response regulator transcription factor: MTPVPVGHPRILVIEDDPVLGAYVRDHLARCDFHVTWCQNGQEGLAIARQQVFEVVLMDILLPGMDGLSILTHLRERHSTPVLLMSALGAEADRISGFRLGADDYLPKPFSMAELRVRIEAILRRVALDRRHVPALVAQDHHSLRLDDELCDAFYGECWAGLTRSEYRLLETLARNSDEVLSKAFLYQHVLQRGYAPHDRSLDMHISQIRRKLKAIGYSEREVRTVWGKGYVLSAVDEMV; this comes from the coding sequence ATGACTCCCGTACCTGTTGGCCACCCCCGCATTCTGGTGATTGAAGACGACCCCGTGCTGGGCGCTTATGTTCGCGATCACCTGGCGCGCTGTGATTTTCACGTCACCTGGTGCCAGAACGGTCAGGAGGGGCTGGCGATTGCCCGCCAGCAGGTGTTCGAGGTGGTGCTGATGGACATCCTGTTGCCGGGGATGGACGGGCTGTCGATCCTGACCCATCTGCGCGAACGCCACTCCACGCCAGTGCTGCTGATGTCGGCGCTGGGTGCCGAGGCCGATCGCATCAGCGGTTTCCGTCTGGGTGCCGATGATTACCTGCCCAAACCCTTCAGCATGGCCGAGTTGCGGGTGCGCATCGAAGCGATCCTGCGCCGCGTGGCGCTTGATCGGCGGCATGTGCCCGCGCTGGTCGCGCAAGACCATCACAGCCTGCGCCTGGACGATGAACTGTGCGATGCGTTTTACGGTGAGTGCTGGGCGGGGTTGACCCGCAGCGAGTACCGCTTGCTCGAAACCCTGGCCCGCAACAGCGATGAAGTGCTGAGCAAGGCGTTTCTGTACCAGCATGTGCTGCAACGCGGCTATGCACCTCATGACCGCAGCCTGGACATGCACATCAGCCAGATCCGCCGCAAGCTCAAGGCCATCGGTTACAGCGAGCGCGAAGTGCGTACGGTGTGGGGCAAGGGGTATGTGCTGAGTGCCGTCGATGAAATGGTCTGA
- the cysM gene encoding cysteine synthase CysM: protein MTLQYPTIADCVGNTPLVRLQRLPGATSNTLLLKLEGNNPAGSVKDRPALSMITRAELRGQIHAGDTLIEATSGNTGIALAMAAAIKGYKMILIMPDNSSAERKAAMTAYGAELILVSQEEGMEGARDLAQRMEAEGRGKVLDQFANGDNPEAHYTTTGPEIWRQTEGTITHFISSMGTTGTIMGVSRYLKEQSSTVQIVGLQPMEGSAIPGIRRWPQEYLPKIYQADRVDRIVDMAQSEAEDVTRRLAREEGIFCGVSSGGAVAAMLRLSREVENAVMVAIICDRGDRYLSTGIFDAPN, encoded by the coding sequence ATGACCTTGCAGTACCCCACCATCGCCGATTGCGTCGGCAACACTCCGCTGGTTCGTTTGCAGCGCCTGCCTGGCGCCACCAGCAACACCCTGCTGCTCAAGCTCGAGGGTAATAACCCGGCGGGTTCGGTCAAGGACCGTCCGGCGCTGTCGATGATCACCCGCGCCGAATTGCGTGGGCAGATCCATGCCGGCGACACCCTGATCGAGGCGACTTCCGGCAACACCGGAATCGCCCTGGCCATGGCGGCAGCGATCAAGGGTTACAAGATGATCCTGATCATGCCCGACAACTCCAGCGCCGAACGCAAGGCCGCGATGACCGCCTATGGCGCCGAGCTGATTCTGGTCAGCCAGGAAGAGGGCATGGAAGGCGCGCGTGATCTTGCCCAGCGAATGGAAGCCGAAGGCCGCGGCAAGGTGCTGGACCAGTTCGCCAACGGTGATAACCCCGAGGCGCACTACACCACCACCGGCCCGGAAATCTGGCGCCAGACCGAAGGTACCATCACGCACTTCATCAGTTCGATGGGCACCACGGGCACCATCATGGGTGTTTCGCGCTACCTCAAGGAACAGAGTTCCACGGTGCAGATCGTTGGCTTGCAGCCGATGGAAGGCTCGGCGATTCCGGGCATCCGTCGCTGGCCGCAAGAGTACCTGCCGAAGATCTATCAGGCCGACCGGGTGGACCGGATCGTCGACATGGCCCAGAGCGAAGCCGAAGACGTGACCCGTCGACTGGCCCGTGAAGAAGGCATCTTCTGCGGCGTGTCCTCGGGCGGTGCGGTAGCAGCGATGCTGCGCTTGTCCCGGGAAGTCGAAAACGCGGTGATGGTCGCGATCATTTGTGACCGGGGCGACCGTTACTTGTCGACCGGCATTTTCGACGCGCCCAACTGA